ACCATCTCCTTTGTACCAAGTCGTTTCGGCATCACACACTCTGAATTCACCCATGTAGCCGTCACCGTCCGTGTCGATACCGGGATTATCATAGACCCAATCCGCCCAGCGGGCATTGTTGGCAAGAAGAGAAAAATCCAAGGAATTGTAGAATGCGGTCGGGTTTTCAGGATTGAAATAGTTTGCGTAGGCGTTCGAATCGACATGGATGGAATCGCCCCCCACAATGGCAATAGTAAATTCGGCTGTAGCGCCGGGAGGAACATCGAATCCGCCAAATGAATAAACAAAATCAGCGTAGCTGTGAGTAGCAAATTCGATAGCCTTCTCATGCGGCGGTAGAAAACCTTCTGAGGTTTGGTCAACTGCCGCAAACATCTGGTCGTAATCGAATTCACGGTGGCTCAGCAGATAGTAATAGTTGTTATCATAATAGGGAAAGCCCAGGCCGCGTCCGAAATCGCGAAACGGTTCACCGGGTTGGGGAATTCGGCGCGGTCCCCAAGGAAGGTCAGCAGGTTGCCCATCGACAAAAATAGGGCCACCAGTCCACCAGTTAAAGTTGCGACGCTTGGCCTCGCTTGGAGCTTCAAGCAGACGAATGCCGACAGCCGCCCTCGGAGTTCTTTCGCTCCACTCTCGATCACCGAATCTGCCGTCTGTGTCTATAAGATAAGAAACACCGACTGTGTCCCGGTAGCCGCAACCGTCTGGAGATTGCCAATCTTTGAGATGGCCAGCATAAAAGTTCGCATTGGAATCCATTGGATTAAATACGATAGGAGGGCCGACATCGATCCCTACATAGATTTGTTTGATGGTCTGTGTGCTGACATTCTCAAGCTCATAGGTTACCAGGATAAAATCATCAACAGCCGATCCGGACCATGACATAGAACGCTGGAGAATTTTGACCCCCAGCGGTGTGTGTTTATTCTCAGGATAGCCACCCACGGTAAAAGGATAAGGTGTTCTGATAACAGTGTCGACATACTGACAAACAAGATCAAGTTCAGAACGCGCTTCCGACGCATAGTATGTTTGCCGAGTGTCGATTGTCTGATAACTGAAGAGTCCCCGTGCGCTCGGATCCGTAGTCAGCTCTAATGCTCCAAAACGAGTGCAAAGCGTATCACCCTTTACAATGCCTCCTATGGTGAGATGTCCTGAGAGGTATGCGCCATCGCCTTCAGGTGGATAGGCAAGTAATCGATAAGTTAATCCGGTAAGTGGGTCAGTAATGGTATCGCCCGGATTTTGATAAAATTCCCCCACGTTAGTGAAAAGCATTTTCAGCTTATTATTTGTTTGGAGACCATATGGATGTTGGAAACTGTCTTGACTCGATAAGGGCAAAGGCGTGGTAAGAAGGAAGATCACAAGGGGGCATATCGTCTGTAGCTTTCGCACTTTTACTCTCTCGAAAGGGAACCGGCACTGACTGACACAGGCAAACGTTGATTTCAATGATGGCTGGTCTCACACTTATCTAAGACCGGCCATCTCAAACTATACTAAGGTTGCTATCCCCGAATATGTAATGCGTTAAATATTTGAGCTGCAAATCAAAGCGGCGGACATGTGCGGCATTCCCAAGGGCAATGCAGATTCGGACCGCTGATGCATTGCCCGTTAGGCGCCCTGTAACCCAAACACTCCCAAAGTGATGGATTAGTTTCACACCAGATAGCACAACACAAATCTATATCCGCTTTTGCAGGGGTAGGGGACACAGTAAAGGCAAAAGCAAAAATAAACATGAAGAGGGAGACCAATCCCAATGCTTTCATCAATTTTTTATCTAACATTTTGATACCTCGTTTCTAAAGTGAGTCGTTATCAATGACTCACACGTTTGAATTCTTCATTCCATGAATCCAATCTATCTCAGAGTGACGATCTCCTCCTTTGTGAGCGCGTACGGATGGATGGCACCAATCTCTCGGGATGAGTTAACATATATGTTAAAGGGATAACTTGATATATTATATTTTGTCCCGATTTCCCTCTGGTGGTCATTGAGGATGCGGAAGGAGAGCTTGATATCATTGTGGATGAATTTGGTCTCTTCAAAATCTCCAGTCCCGATTACAATAATCTCATCTTTTGTCATTTCTCCCTTTCTGATAAGCGAGTCAAGCATCTTAAGTTGACCATGACAGGCTGTGCAGGCTGGTTCGACGTAACAGATGATGGTGTTTCCTGTAATTAGGTCAGAGAGCATAAAATGATTCTCATTTGTGTCGTCAAACTCGAAATCAGGCAGGGTATCGCCGACCGAAAGTGTGCCCATGCGCTCTAACAGACGTTCGGCAAACAGTTTTCGTTCAGCGACTTCTTCCGCATGGACTTCGGCTTCTTTTTTGTCGTTGATGATGCTTCCGGCAAACGAACCGCCCAAATAGGCAGCAGCGCCTGTGAGCAGGACAATAAGTCCGATGGAGAGGCTTCGAAAGCGTACTCGTCTGTCTGTCTTGTTACTTTGCATCAAGAATTCCCCTCATAAATAGGCATAAGTTTTGGTGTGTTCATTATCCGAAACTCAACAAGATACAGCGCGTTCTGCAAAAAGCAGCCGTGCAAGGCGTTGTGAGTGTGGAATTGAAAAAAGGAAAATTATCGCGGGGGGGGGGCATCTTGAAGCCGAGCCGACTAAGATAGCCGCCAAGCGGGCCTGTGTGAAGCCTTTTATGCACAAAATCTCTTAAAAAGTTCATGGTCAAACCTCTCCCAGTCGAGCTTTCAGCATTCCCTACGGTCATTGCTTCCTTCGGTCTTAGATGCCTTCAGCCGCAATCCTCTGGTGATGTACTATTGATACGCAGCCAAGTTATTAGATGTCAGAAGAAAATTTCTCGAATATTTTGCAGAAACGATTCCGCCTCCGCGCATCCTAACCCTCTTGACGGCTTATCACCCGTGCGCCGATGGCGAAAGAAACAATCCCGACCGCAACGAGGATCAAAATGGGAGTCATCATCTGACCGAAAGTGAACTCGCGCCAGATTGCGCCTTCAAGCGCGACAATGCCCCATTTCACCGGTGAGACATTGCTCATCGTCTGCATCCATGACGGCATCACAAAAAGCGGCACCATTCCTCCGCCCAGCATTGCCATGACAAGCAATACTCCCCAGCCTGCTCCGGCGACAGCTTGTTCGGTTCGGCCCATGACCGAGATTAACATCATGAGCCCCACGAAACAAAATGAGGCAGCGATAACAGCCGCAATCAGGCCCAGCGGATTTGTAATGCGCATATGAAAGACCACAGCGGCAAAGGCCAATAGGAGAACTGCGGCAAGTACACTCGCGAGAAAACAGGCGAGCCCTTTTCCAGCCAGAATTTGTGTGCGTGTTATCGGAGCAAGCCGTAGCCGCAGGAATGTTCCCTTGGTCCGCTCGATTACTATCGAGATGGCAAAACTCGCGCAGACGCCGATGAGCGCCCAGAGTATCGACGACGGAAAGGTTATCTCCCATGACGATCGCGGCCCAGAGCGCTGAAGCGAGATATCGACCATTTTAAACTTTGGTCCGCTCATAGCATTTTCTGTGGAAGCGCTATCCGCGCCGCTGTCGATGCCAGAGGTGTCTTGTTGGAGCGCGCCAAAGAGGCCGCTGAGGTTGGTCAGCACAGCGCGTATCCGATCACGGTCGGCGGGTGTGAGCGTTGTATCTTTTTTAATCGCAGACAATCTTTCCTGAAGATTTACGCTCTGGCTTAAATTTGAAAACGAACTCTGCATACTCTGAAAAAATGCCTGAGATAGCATTCCTTTCAGGAAGCCGCCTTCGGCTGTGCGCGATGGGTCAATGCCAAGCTCCAGCAGCTCAGAGCCTTCCTCGCCGCCGAAGCCAAACGACTCTCCGAATCCATTGTTTATCTGCAGGAATGCGATGAGTTTTCCGATTCGCACCATCTGTTTTGCCGAATCGGCAGACATGGACGAAACGGACAGAGCGTCGATTTCCCCCAACTGTGTGACAAATTCATGGCTCTGGTCGCTCTGGTCATTATCGATAACGGCAACTTTCATCGCTGATTGGCTGCCGGTCCCGCCGCTACTGCTGAATATTGAACCGAAAAACAGCGCCATCAGAAGTGGAAAACCAAGCACCCAGAAAAGCCCAGCTTTGTCGCGCCAGAGCAAGAGCAGGTCTTTCATCGCGATATGAAATATTGTAGACATCAGTCGCGCAACTTCTTTCCGGTTAGTTGCAGGAATACCGCCTCAAGGTCCGCTCGTTCAATTCCGACATGCTGAAATTCAATTCCAGTCGCGGAAATTTGCGCCAGAACTTCGAGCGGTTTATCTGTTTTTGCCCTCAGCTTATTGCCGGTGAGATCGCCGGGGAATTTAACATGTTTATCTGGTGTGGAGGTAAACTCAACCTCAACTGTCGGTTGGCCGCCGTACTGGCGGATCAATGCATCGACTGTATCCAGAGCCAATATTGTTCCTTGGTCAATAATGGCCACACGGTCGCACAGTCGCTGGGCTTCTTCCATATAATGCGTGGTGTAAATAATCGTCCGCCCCTCTTTTTTGAGCATTTCAATGCTATCAAATATCTGATTGCGCGATTGCGGGTCAATGCCGACGGTAGGCTCGTCCATCAGAATAACTGGCGGGTCATGGAGAAGACCGGAGACGAGATTTAGCCGCCGTTGCATACCGCCTGAGAATGTTTTGACTTTGTCTTTCTTGCGCAATGTCAACCCGGCAAACGAAAGCGCCCAATCGACTTTATCGCGGAGTAATTTCCCCGAGAGATTGTACAGACGTCCGAAAAAGAAGAGGTTTTCTTCCGCGGTGAGGTCATCATAAATCGCAAGCGCCTGCGGAGCAGTGCCGATTTTGCGACGCACCGAGTTTCGGGTGGGGTCGATTTCTCCATCGATTGTTATTGTGCCGGAATCGGGACGCAGCGCGCCGACTATCATCGTAATCGTGGTAGTTTTACCCGCGCCATTAGGGCCGAGCAGACCGAACATCTCCCCTTTTTGGATGGCGAAGGATATCCCATCGACAGCGACAAGACTGCCGTATTTTTTACAAAGATTATCTGCCGTTATCATGCTTGAATAAGAATCTAAATCCTCGCCACACACCAAGCAAGGAATAAAAGTTTCTCAGTCACCTTCGAGGATAATGCATATATTCCATAAGTTACCCTCTTGACAATGCCGCCCTCAAGACTGACACTTAGGTTATAAGCGCACAAATTTTTATTGGAGAATTTAATGAATTCGAACGCTGTGAATAATAGGAACACCATCATCGCAAGCCTGGTCCTCGGATTGGCATTAATAATTTGTGCATTTATCGCCAGCTCTACTTTTGTTCGGGTGAAAGGATTCGGGCGGGCTGTCACAGTAACTGGCGCCGCCATCAAACCCATCACCTCTGATTTTGCAATTTGGGAAGCAAATGTCACAGCCGATGATCTTTCGCTCGAAGCCGCTTATGCCACGATCAAGACCGGTCTTGAGAAGTCCCGCCAGTTTCTCATCGCCAGCGGATTTGCTGACACGTCCATCGAAATTGGAACCGTCCAGGTCAACCGGAGCTACGACCGCGAAGGACGTCCTGCCGGATATACACTCTACCAAAGTATTAAAGTGCATGTCGCCGATGTCGACCGAATCACCCTGCTTGCCCGTGAATCTTCCTCGCTTATCGAGCAAGGCGTAGCCATAACAACCCTCCCGCCCAAATATGTCTTTACTAAACTTGAAGACCTCAAAATTGAAATGATCAAGGCTGCAACCGAAAACGCGAAACTCCGCGCCGAACAGTTGGCCAAGACGACCGGCAAAGAAGTCGGTGCGCCACTTTCGGCACGGATCGGCGTCTTCCAAATTCGTCCTTTGTATTCTCAGGAAGTTTCAGACTATGGCGTCAATGATATGTCGTCGATCCAGAAGGAAGTCGTCTCGACGGTGAATATCAGCTTCCTTATAGAGTAGCCTCTTCACCCAGTTCATTACCTATCGACTGTGTTCCTGCCCGCTCTGCCTTTCGCAGAGTTAAAACTTGCATCTGCCTGCTTCTGTTTTTAGCATTCCGCGTATAAAAAAGCACAGTTAATACATAACAGCAAGGTCTTTGGAATGCCGATAAATTCAACAATTTTTAAAGCTTACGATATTCGCGGAACGTATCCCGACCAGCTCGATGCCAACACCGCCTACCTTATCGGCAAATCCCTCGCGGGCTATCTCAAGCCATCGAGCATTGCAGTCGGAAGGGATATGCGGCTTTCTTCGGACATTCTTTTTGAATCGCTAAGCCGGGGGCTGATGGAATCAGGGGTCGATGTCATTGATCTCGGCCTTATTTCGACCGATGGACTATATTTTGCTGTTGGTAAATATCAATATGCCGGCGGGGTGATGATTACCGCGAGCCACAATCCCAAAGAATACAATGGTTTCAAAATTTGCCGACAAAATGCCGAACCGCTTTCCGGCAGCGAAGGATTGGATGTCATGCTTGCTTCAATTCAAAATAACAGCCTGCCATCGCCGTCAACAAAATCGGGCCGCATGACCAAAAAGGATATTACACTGGCCTATGCCGAGCACTGTCTGTCATTTATTGACGTCACAAAAATACGACCGTTCAGAATAGTTATCGATGCCGGCAATGGCATGGCCGGCGCGACTCTCCCGCCGACGCTGAATATGCTACCCATTGAAGTCATCAAACTGTTTTTTGAACTTGACGGTAATTTCCCTAATCATCCCGCTTCGCCGATTGAACTGGAAAACCTTGTGGATTTACAAAAGAAGATAGCGGAAACCAAAGCCGATTTTGGTGTGGCCTTTGATGGGGATGCCGACCGCATGTTTTTGGTCGATGCCCATGGCAAACCGCTCGGCGGCGACATGGTTACTGCGCTTATCTCAAAATCTCTGCTGACCAAACATAAAGGCGAGACGATACTGTACAACCTTATCTCCTCAAAAGCCGTCCCGGAACTTATCAGCAAAATCGGCGGCAAGCCGCTCCGCACACGGGTCGGCCATGCCCTCATCAAGCCTCTTATGAAACAACAGAATGCTATCTTCGGCGGCGAGCATTCGGGACATTTTTATTTTCGCGACAATTGGTTTGCAGACTCAGGGCTTATAGCCTTTCTGATCTGTCTTGAATTGCTCTCTATTGAGAACCGTCCGCTGCATGAATTGGTCCATGAGATGGATCCGTATTTTCGCTCCGGCGAGCACAACAGCCGGGTGACATCAATACCCGAGAAAATTGCTTTGATTCAAAAAACGTATGCCTCCGGAAAACAGGATACCCTCGACGGGTTGACTGTCAATTATGACGACTATTGGTTTAATCTGCGGGCTTCAAATACCGAGCCGCTTATACGACTTAATGTGGAAGCAAACTCTGAAAAGCTTTTGACTGAGAAGACAAACGAACTGCTCAAACTTATCCGATCTTGAATTAGAAAGGGGAAAACAGAATGTCACCGAGCGCAAAGATTTTGATTGTCGACGACGACCCTCTCTTGCAGGAACTGCTGAACGATACCTTGAGCGCGGTCGGTTATCAAACGCTTTCTACCTCGAACGCGACAGAAGCGCTTGGTCTGTTACAGAAATCTGATATAGATTTGGTCATTACCGATATCAAAATGCCGGATATAAACGGTTTCCAACTGCTCAAATTGGTCAGGTTGCATTATCCACAAATGCCCGTGATTTTTATCAGCGGCTATGCGACGCCTGAGATGATTAGCGCCGCGGGCCCCGATGGTTTTTTGCTGAAGCCATTTCGAATAGCCCAGATAGAAGAGCTAATAGAGAAGACCCTCGAGGTAAAACGGGATATACACTTGAATACGGACGCTCTCGCTATTAGTTCTTCCGACTGATTTTTCTGTTTAAGTGCAGTCAGGCGTCCTCCTTCAGCAGACTTGAAAGCCCTTGCCTGACTGTTTGATTAAAGTGTCGGGTAGAGACGCCCGACACCACGGAATTGAATATGCCCTCACCCTCCCCCCTCCCAAGGAATAGAGGGGGGAGAAAAGATCACACCGTCCTACACGATTAGTGCTGTACCCTCATAATGTCATTCCGGCGCAGGCCGGAATCCAGGGTAAATAGACGTGCAGGCCATCATTGGCCTGCACCACATATAAAAGCCCACAGCGAGCGATGAGCAACGAATGAAGAGAAGATGGATTCCCTAGCTTTCGCTGGAATGACATTAACCTATTCCGTCGGGTCTTGCCGGTCTTCTTAGGGCGGTGTGACCTGACGGTCACCCGGCGCGCGACACCCCTCTCAACACACACAAAAAAAGCCCCCGCACGAATGCGAGGGCTTTTACTTATCAGAAAGTTTTCTCTATGAAGTAAATTACTTCAACAAGACCGCTTTCTTGACTTCGCTGAACGTACCGGCGTTTACCTTATAGAAGTAAATACCTGAGGCAACGTTCGAAGCATCCCATTCAATGATCTTGTAACCAGCGTCGGCATGGCCTTCGAATGTCTGAACAACCTGACCTTGGACGTTATAAATCGTCAAGGTATAGTCGCTTGCATTCGGCAGAGCCAAGCTAATGTTGGTTTTGGGGTTGAACGGATTAGGATAGTTCTGGGACAGAGCAAAGGCTGTCGGAACTACGACCTTGTTGACAGTAATCGAATTGCCATAAATGTCGGCCATCTCGATTGAGGTAACAGAACCAGCAACTTCGATGAATGCGCCGGTAAAGCCGGTCACCTTCTCGATTGCGGTTTCGTTGCCTTCAAGTCCAATCATCGGCACAATGATAATACGAGTGTTCGTACCATCGAATAGATATTCCATGCCCATGTTTTCGGCGAGAAGTTTCGGAACGACATTTCCAGCAACAGTCATAGCAACACCACCAAGGTTGACGCCGTTCACTGACCAGACATCTCCGGTCTGATTGGCGTTAACAGAGATGAGGTCCAGCTTAGGATTTTGAGCTGCGTCTCCTACAACAATACGGATAGCCAACACTAAGTCAGCAACCGTTAATGCCGTACCGTCAGCATTGACATCGGAGGCGGCAATAGAACCATTGACATGTGTAGTGAAAGCACTGAGTCCCTGGGTGAAATAATTAGTGAACATAACGACGTCGGCGATTTCAATATAAATGCCGTTGAGGTTGATGTCACCACGAGCGTCGATCGAGTCGGCGCAGATGATGGCAATACCGCCGCTGTAGAAATCGACACAACGGACGGGTTGACCCTTGGCTGTGTAGACATCGCATAACGGAGCGACAGCGCCATATGCGCTCGGGAGAGTACCGTCACTCAGTGTATCTATCTGGTAGTAGGAGCCTACACCATTGCTGGCGTAGACACGGCTGGAGATAATAAGCGAGTCTCCGCTTATTGTCGAAAGCGCGTTGTCGCCGCAATCATACCAGAAGAAGTCGATAGGAACCCACTGACATTCGAATGTACGATTGTTCGAGACAAAGAATGTCAGGATTGCCAACTGGTTGGAGATCAAGGCGCTGCCATTAACAAAGCAATCCGGGTGGTTAGCGCCGCCGTTGTTGGTCTCGGCGATAGCCACTATACGGAGGAAGCCTTGCGGACAGCCACTGTTACCGCAGTTGCCATTCGGGCCAAAGCGATAGGTGAAATATTCCCATCCGCAATCCAGAATAAATTGACCTGGCTCAGCCTTTTGGAAGGAGAGAGCCGAAGCATCATACCGGATCAGGAAGTCAAAACCGCCCATTGGGGTGTTAAACGACGGGAAGGGATTCATTGAGACATCGACAGTCGTGAATTCACCCTGGCCCTGGTTCGCTACTCCTTCAATGGTAATATCATTGTTAAGTACGTTGACCGTAAAGCAGCAAGTGTCAGCGTTGCTTGGACTGCAAGGAGAGCAGACTTTGGCGCTGTCAGTAACTGCAACACAGATTGAGAACGAGCCTGAGTTAGGTCCTGGATCCCAGGTAACTTGACCAGTGGCCGGGTCGACAAGAACAACGCCGGGAGCAGTGGTCGAGGCCAGGGAATAGATGAGCGGACGAGGACCTAAGTCGGAATCCGCGCCGGTTACCGAAACATTGAGCTGCTCGCCACCGCAAAGGAGGACGGGAGCAACACAAGTTATTGTCGGTGCAACGTTGGTAACACAGATAGCGAAAGTATCGAGATCTGTGGCACCGCATGAATCGGTTACCTTTACAACAACCGTATTCACGCAAACATCGTTTCCGGTGGTTAACCAGGAGATAGCGCCTGAAGTGGCGTTAACATTCAAAGCAAGCGGGCCGCTCTGTTTGGCATAGGTCAGCTTCTCACAGTTTGCCTGATCAGCATCCGTGGCAGAAGCCGAGCCTGTGTACAACGTACCCCAGGGGAGCGTGGCATCCGGAATGGAAGCCAAGACCGGGGCGGCGTTGACAAGAGTAACCACACCATTGGTTACGGCTACAGGAAGAAGCGAAGAATTGGCAGCATTAACAAACTGGGTGGTGATAACGCCTACCGGGTTAGGATAAGTGAAAACACCATTGTTCAGGTTGATAATACCAGCGCATACATTCGCAGTTCCAACGTTAATCCTCGCGATGACCTTCGTACCTGCCAATAAGGCAGCGTCCGTAGATACAGTTCGCATAGCGGCAAATCGGACCGTGTCCGGCGAGACTCCGTTAGCTTGAGTCAAGTCGATTACACGATTGTCAAGTTGTGTCAAACCAGCGTCAAAAGTAACCGAAGGTATGCCAGTAAAGTTACCAGTTATCTCGAGGACAACTTCCACAGCGCTGACAGAATCCGAGGAAACAACAGCTGTCACATTGATAGCGTTGCTTACTGCGGCTGCGCAGCGTGAGGCGTTCTTTGACTGGACTAGTACCTGGTTAGCAAACGAAGCTGATGCCGAGAATACCACCATAAAGGAGATCAGCAGCAAAGAATATATCGTTCTTTTTTGCATCATTAAATTGCTCCTTTAATGCACTCTAAAAATCATGTTAGTGTTCGGTGATCATACCAATCATATTGATTTTATATAGTCACCTTGTCTTACCGTTTTTTTCCCCGAAGGGTCGGGAATCGGTACCCGGCTAATCATAAAATCATAGCGCCGGTTTGGATGACAGATGAACCGAGAGATGGGTTCAACAGCGCAATCATCTATAATTAGTTTATGGAGATATTATCGAGAAGACTAAAACCGTAGGGCAATATCAAAAAACCCGTGGTCTTACTATCTCTAAAGAAACCGCGAATCAGAGCTTAAATCATCGTAACAATAAGTTTGAGTTACTGTTACTCAAGGTGCGAAGGATTCAAAACAGAAGC
This window of the Candidatus Zixiibacteriota bacterium genome carries:
- a CDS encoding response regulator; the protein is MSPSAKILIVDDDPLLQELLNDTLSAVGYQTLSTSNATEALGLLQKSDIDLVITDIKMPDINGFQLLKLVRLHYPQMPVIFISGYATPEMISAAGPDGFLLKPFRIAQIEELIEKTLEVKRDIHLNTDALAISSSD
- a CDS encoding SIMPL domain-containing protein (The SIMPL domain is named for its presence in mouse protein SIMPL (signalling molecule that associates with mouse pelle-like kinase). Bacterial member BP26, from Brucella, was shown to assemble into a channel-like structure, while YggE from E. coli has been associated with resistance to oxidative stress.) — encoded protein: MNSNAVNNRNTIIASLVLGLALIICAFIASSTFVRVKGFGRAVTVTGAAIKPITSDFAIWEANVTADDLSLEAAYATIKTGLEKSRQFLIASGFADTSIEIGTVQVNRSYDREGRPAGYTLYQSIKVHVADVDRITLLARESSSLIEQGVAITTLPPKYVFTKLEDLKIEMIKAATENAKLRAEQLAKTTGKEVGAPLSARIGVFQIRPLYSQEVSDYGVNDMSSIQKEVVSTVNISFLIE
- a CDS encoding phosphomannomutase/phosphoglucomutase, which translates into the protein MPINSTIFKAYDIRGTYPDQLDANTAYLIGKSLAGYLKPSSIAVGRDMRLSSDILFESLSRGLMESGVDVIDLGLISTDGLYFAVGKYQYAGGVMITASHNPKEYNGFKICRQNAEPLSGSEGLDVMLASIQNNSLPSPSTKSGRMTKKDITLAYAEHCLSFIDVTKIRPFRIVIDAGNGMAGATLPPTLNMLPIEVIKLFFELDGNFPNHPASPIELENLVDLQKKIAETKADFGVAFDGDADRMFLVDAHGKPLGGDMVTALISKSLLTKHKGETILYNLISSKAVPELISKIGGKPLRTRVGHALIKPLMKQQNAIFGGEHSGHFYFRDNWFADSGLIAFLICLELLSIENRPLHELVHEMDPYFRSGEHNSRVTSIPEKIALIQKTYASGKQDTLDGLTVNYDDYWFNLRASNTEPLIRLNVEANSEKLLTEKTNELLKLIRS
- a CDS encoding T9SS type A sorting domain-containing protein — its product is MMQKRTIYSLLLISFMVVFSASASFANQVLVQSKNASRCAAAVSNAINVTAVVSSDSVSAVEVVLEITGNFTGIPSVTFDAGLTQLDNRVIDLTQANGVSPDTVRFAAMRTVSTDAALLAGTKVIARINVGTANVCAGIINLNNGVFTYPNPVGVITTQFVNAANSSLLPVAVTNGVVTLVNAAPVLASIPDATLPWGTLYTGSASATDADQANCEKLTYAKQSGPLALNVNATSGAISWLTTGNDVCVNTVVVKVTDSCGATDLDTFAICVTNVAPTITCVAPVLLCGGEQLNVSVTGADSDLGPRPLIYSLASTTAPGVVLVDPATGQVTWDPGPNSGSFSICVAVTDSAKVCSPCSPSNADTCCFTVNVLNNDITIEGVANQGQGEFTTVDVSMNPFPSFNTPMGGFDFLIRYDASALSFQKAEPGQFILDCGWEYFTYRFGPNGNCGNSGCPQGFLRIVAIAETNNGGANHPDCFVNGSALISNQLAILTFFVSNNRTFECQWVPIDFFWYDCGDNALSTISGDSLIISSRVYASNGVGSYYQIDTLSDGTLPSAYGAVAPLCDVYTAKGQPVRCVDFYSGGIAIICADSIDARGDINLNGIYIEIADVVMFTNYFTQGLSAFTTHVNGSIAASDVNADGTALTVADLVLAIRIVVGDAAQNPKLDLISVNANQTGDVWSVNGVNLGGVAMTVAGNVVPKLLAENMGMEYLFDGTNTRIIIVPMIGLEGNETAIEKVTGFTGAFIEVAGSVTSIEMADIYGNSITVNKVVVPTAFALSQNYPNPFNPKTNISLALPNASDYTLTIYNVQGQVVQTFEGHADAGYKIIEWDASNVASGIYFYKVNAGTFSEVKKAVLLK
- a CDS encoding ABC transporter permease, with the translated sequence MSTIFHIAMKDLLLLWRDKAGLFWVLGFPLLMALFFGSIFSSSGGTGSQSAMKVAVIDNDQSDQSHEFVTQLGEIDALSVSSMSADSAKQMVRIGKLIAFLQINNGFGESFGFGGEEGSELLELGIDPSRTAEGGFLKGMLSQAFFQSMQSSFSNLSQSVNLQERLSAIKKDTTLTPADRDRIRAVLTNLSGLFGALQQDTSGIDSGADSASTENAMSGPKFKMVDISLQRSGPRSSWEITFPSSILWALIGVCASFAISIVIERTKGTFLRLRLAPITRTQILAGKGLACFLASVLAAVLLLAFAAVVFHMRITNPLGLIAAVIAASFCFVGLMMLISVMGRTEQAVAGAGWGVLLVMAMLGGGMVPLFVMPSWMQTMSNVSPVKWGIVALEGAIWREFTFGQMMTPILILVAVGIVSFAIGARVISRQEG
- a CDS encoding redoxin domain-containing protein translates to MQSNKTDRRVRFRSLSIGLIVLLTGAAAYLGGSFAGSIINDKKEAEVHAEEVAERKLFAERLLERMGTLSVGDTLPDFEFDDTNENHFMLSDLITGNTIICYVEPACTACHGQLKMLDSLIRKGEMTKDEIIVIGTGDFEETKFIHNDIKLSFRILNDHQREIGTKYNISSYPFNIYVNSSREIGAIHPYALTKEEIVTLR
- a CDS encoding ABC transporter ATP-binding protein — translated: MITADNLCKKYGSLVAVDGISFAIQKGEMFGLLGPNGAGKTTTITMIVGALRPDSGTITIDGEIDPTRNSVRRKIGTAPQALAIYDDLTAEENLFFFGRLYNLSGKLLRDKVDWALSFAGLTLRKKDKVKTFSGGMQRRLNLVSGLLHDPPVILMDEPTVGIDPQSRNQIFDSIEMLKKEGRTIIYTTHYMEEAQRLCDRVAIIDQGTILALDTVDALIRQYGGQPTVEVEFTSTPDKHVKFPGDLTGNKLRAKTDKPLEVLAQISATGIEFQHVGIERADLEAVFLQLTGKKLRD